The Arachis hypogaea cultivar Tifrunner chromosome 19, arahy.Tifrunner.gnm2.J5K5, whole genome shotgun sequence genome has a window encoding:
- the LOC140182225 gene encoding uncharacterized protein yields MISGGFAGGGLTKSSRKRHLKEIYQVESEGPDLPTISFTKEDGQGIVPGHDDPVVITMILANPHLHRTLVDQGSSADLLFKPAFDKLGLDEKQLRAYPDTLFGLGDTPIKPLGFIPLHTTFGKGIKSKTLSINFIVVDVASAYNALIGKTTLNWLRAMVSTPHLCMKLPIPEGIATIRGDQKLARKCYNESLNLRGKGKEVNTIELGGV; encoded by the coding sequence ATGATATCGGGAGGATTTGCTGGAGGAGGGTTGACCAAATCATCTCGAAAAAGGCATCTGAAGGAAATCTACCAAGTCGAGAGTGAAGGGCCCGATCTCCCAACTATCTCATTCACCAAGGAGGATGGACAAGGCATTGTGCCTGGACATGACGACCCGGTAGTAATCACTATGATTCTCGCCAACCCCCATCTACATAGAACTCTGGTGGATCAAGGGAGCTCGGCGGACCTCTTGTTTAAACCAGCATTTGACAAGTTGGGGTTGGACGAGAAACAGCTAAGGGCCTACCCCGACACCCTCTTCGGATTAGGGGACACTCCCATTAAGCCGCTGGGTTTCATTCCCCtacacacaacttttggaaaggggATAAAATCCAAGACCTTAAGCATCAACTTTATTGTCGTCGATGTAGCTTCtgcctacaatgccctgataggcAAAACAACCCTAAATTGGCTTAGAGCAATGGTTTCTACACCCCACCTCTGTATGAAGCTCCCAATACCAGAAGGGATTGCTACCATCAGGGGAGACCAAAAGCTGGCGAgaaagtgctacaatgaaagcctgaacctaaGAGGTAAAGGAAAAGAAGTCAATACCATTGAACTCGGGGGAGTCTGA